The following proteins are co-located in the Pedobacter sp. FW305-3-2-15-E-R2A2 genome:
- a CDS encoding alpha-galactosidase: MKKYHCVFVVLLFVNSLTAVAGTAQQLLIETKNSLLVFTVGTNGKLYQSYFGQKPSHATDAELLQSTRHEAYIGAGMGDLFEPAIRMVHADGNPSLDLRYAGHKTEKKGDDLNLTTITLKDPKYPVEVVLHFSAYFKDDVLKTWTEIKHQEKKAVILSNYASSMLHFEASKYWLSQFDGDYMTEMRMKESLLTSGIKVLDSKLGTRAHMYRAPAFFLSFNKPSDENNGELIAGTLAWSGNFQCSFEIDQQNSLRMINGMNPWASEYKLPAGKRFETPAFIFTYSNKGKGQASRNLHRWARKYEIPGGEQPRLTLLNNWEATHMDFNQEVLVELFDGAKQLGVDLFLLDDGWFGNKYPRDADKTALGDWQVDQKKLPAGLGHLIKAAGSRDLKFGIWLEPEMISPKSELYEQHPEWILKLPNREESYSRNQLVLDLINPKVQDFVFNTVNDLMLKNPDIAFIKWDCNRMLTNTYSPFLKENQGNLFIDYTKSLYAIMERLRKKYPHLPIMLCAGGGGRVDYGGLKYFTEFWPSDNTDGLERVFIQWGYLNFFPSLTVSSHVTSMGKQSLKFRTDVAMMGKLGYDIRVKNLSPEEIRFSASAVKNYKRISEVIWFGDLYRLVSPYEENRAVLMYVNEEKSKAVLFSYLLNFRRKEYMGKVLLSGLDPEKKYKIKEINLLPDAVSVHPDDGKSYTGDYLMKIGLNLSAGKIIPLSSAVFELIAE, encoded by the coding sequence ATGAAAAAATACCACTGCGTTTTTGTTGTTCTACTTTTTGTTAATAGTCTGACTGCTGTAGCTGGCACTGCTCAGCAATTGCTGATTGAAACGAAAAATAGTTTACTTGTTTTTACCGTCGGCACCAATGGGAAGCTCTATCAAAGCTATTTCGGACAAAAGCCGAGTCACGCTACAGACGCTGAATTGCTGCAGTCTACGCGACATGAGGCTTATATTGGTGCCGGAATGGGCGACCTTTTTGAACCGGCCATCCGCATGGTTCATGCTGATGGAAACCCCTCCCTGGATTTACGCTATGCCGGCCATAAAACAGAGAAGAAAGGAGATGATCTTAACCTTACCACGATTACGCTTAAAGATCCGAAATATCCGGTAGAGGTGGTCCTTCATTTTTCTGCCTATTTCAAAGATGATGTGCTGAAAACCTGGACAGAAATTAAACATCAGGAAAAGAAAGCGGTCATCCTCAGCAATTATGCGTCTTCCATGCTTCATTTTGAAGCTTCAAAATATTGGCTCAGCCAGTTTGACGGAGATTATATGACGGAAATGAGAATGAAAGAAAGTCTGCTGACCAGCGGAATAAAGGTGTTGGATAGCAAATTGGGAACAAGGGCTCATATGTACCGTGCACCAGCTTTTTTCTTGTCTTTCAATAAGCCTTCAGATGAAAATAACGGAGAACTGATCGCTGGTACGCTGGCCTGGTCAGGGAATTTTCAATGTTCCTTTGAAATTGATCAGCAGAATTCTCTAAGGATGATCAATGGCATGAATCCCTGGGCTTCCGAGTATAAATTGCCAGCAGGAAAGCGCTTTGAAACCCCTGCTTTTATTTTTACCTATAGCAATAAAGGAAAAGGCCAGGCCAGTAGAAATCTGCACCGGTGGGCGAGGAAATATGAGATTCCTGGTGGAGAACAACCGCGTTTAACCCTATTGAATAACTGGGAAGCGACCCATATGGATTTTAATCAGGAGGTCCTGGTGGAACTGTTCGATGGTGCAAAACAGCTTGGAGTTGATCTGTTTTTATTGGACGACGGTTGGTTTGGCAACAAGTACCCCAGAGATGCGGATAAAACGGCGTTAGGCGATTGGCAGGTAGATCAAAAGAAACTTCCTGCAGGCTTGGGGCATTTGATTAAAGCTGCGGGAAGCCGGGATCTGAAATTCGGTATCTGGCTGGAACCGGAGATGATCAGTCCTAAAAGTGAGCTGTATGAGCAGCATCCCGAATGGATTTTGAAGCTGCCAAACCGGGAAGAGTCCTATTCCAGAAATCAGCTGGTGCTGGACCTGATCAACCCCAAAGTGCAGGATTTTGTTTTCAATACGGTCAATGACCTGATGCTGAAGAATCCAGACATTGCCTTCATAAAATGGGATTGTAACCGGATGCTGACCAATACCTATTCTCCTTTTCTGAAGGAAAATCAGGGAAATCTGTTTATCGATTATACGAAAAGCCTGTATGCCATTATGGAACGTCTAAGAAAAAAATACCCTCATCTGCCCATCATGCTTTGTGCCGGAGGAGGGGGACGTGTAGATTATGGCGGATTAAAATATTTCACGGAATTCTGGCCCAGCGACAATACCGATGGCCTGGAAAGGGTATTTATTCAATGGGGATACCTGAACTTTTTTCCTTCACTTACCGTATCCAGTCATGTCACTTCAATGGGGAAACAATCGCTGAAGTTCCGTACAGATGTGGCGATGATGGGGAAATTGGGTTATGACATCCGGGTGAAGAACCTGAGTCCGGAAGAAATCCGGTTTAGTGCCTCGGCCGTGAAAAATTATAAAAGAATCAGCGAGGTCATTTGGTTTGGTGATTTATACCGCCTGGTTTCGCCTTATGAAGAAAACAGAGCGGTGTTAATGTACGTAAATGAAGAAAAAAGTAAAGCTGTACTGTTCAGTTACCTCCTCAATTTCAGAAGAAAAGAATACATGGGAAAGGTCCTGTTATCTGGCCTGGACCCGGAAAAAAAATATAAAATCAAGGAGATCAATCTCTTGCCTGATGCAGTCTCCGTACATCCGGATGATGGGAAATCTTATACCGGTGATTACCTCATGAAAATCGGTTTGAACCTGTCTGCGGGAAAGATTATTCCTTTAAGTAGCGCTGTATTTGAACTGATTGCAGAATAA
- a CDS encoding DUF4397 domain-containing protein, with translation MKTMTNYFSPIAKTLVCALTLTSIFSSCKKDKDVVYPPVVKPAVLTLVHAAAGVAELDFYVDKDKANAASFAYNTTILDLKIAKPGKKELSVTKKGVADILVKLPVEFKEDKAYSAFVTDKTASTIVFVEDDLSAPAADKAKIRFINLSADAGLLDLAITGKAEALIAKKDFKEFSPFIAAEPGAEINFEIRANGTATALATLPKVKIEKGKIYTIWAKGLKTAPAANALALAVMANK, from the coding sequence ATGAAAACAATGACTAATTATTTTTCTCCAATAGCCAAAACGTTAGTATGCGCCTTAACATTAACCTCGATTTTCAGTTCATGTAAAAAAGACAAAGATGTAGTTTACCCTCCAGTGGTAAAACCAGCAGTTCTTACCTTGGTTCATGCCGCGGCTGGTGTTGCTGAGCTTGATTTTTACGTTGACAAAGACAAAGCAAATGCAGCGTCATTTGCTTACAATACGACAATACTTGATCTAAAAATCGCGAAACCTGGTAAAAAAGAATTAAGCGTGACTAAAAAAGGCGTAGCAGATATCCTGGTAAAACTTCCGGTTGAATTTAAAGAAGACAAAGCTTATTCTGCTTTTGTGACCGACAAAACAGCAAGTACAATTGTTTTTGTGGAGGATGACCTTAGTGCTCCTGCTGCTGATAAAGCAAAGATTCGTTTCATCAACCTAAGTGCTGATGCCGGACTTCTTGACCTTGCGATTACCGGAAAAGCGGAAGCACTGATTGCGAAGAAAGACTTTAAAGAGTTCAGTCCTTTCATCGCTGCTGAACCAGGTGCAGAGATCAATTTTGAGATCAGAGCAAATGGTACTGCAACCGCTTTAGCGACCCTTCCAAAAGTAAAAATCGAAAAAGGAAAGATCTATACCATCTGGGCTAAAGGTTTGAAAACTGCTCCTGCAGCTAATGCATTAGCGCTTGCAGTAATGGCCAATAAATAA
- a CDS encoding DUF1003 domain-containing protein, protein MENKEINQLMSDENDHLKKLHQIVKDTIEEEQLIVNNLLNPPEEMISKGQKISDKVARFGGSWVFIIWFLIVLVFWIIYNSSASGKAAFDPYPFILMNLILSCIAALQAPIIMMSQNRQEEKDRMRGENDYLINLKAEMEIRKLHLKMDLLLEEQIKTIYDTQSKQFLLLEEICEKLNRLESK, encoded by the coding sequence ATGGAAAACAAAGAAATCAATCAGCTCATGTCTGATGAAAATGACCACCTGAAAAAGCTTCATCAGATCGTAAAAGACACCATCGAGGAGGAACAGCTTATTGTGAATAACCTGCTGAATCCCCCTGAGGAAATGATCAGCAAAGGACAAAAAATTTCAGATAAGGTAGCCCGTTTCGGTGGAAGCTGGGTGTTCATCATCTGGTTTTTAATAGTACTGGTCTTCTGGATCATTTATAATTCTTCAGCCTCTGGAAAAGCCGCCTTTGATCCCTATCCTTTCATCCTGATGAACCTCATCCTTTCCTGCATTGCCGCCTTGCAGGCGCCCATCATTATGATGAGCCAGAACAGACAGGAAGAAAAAGACCGGATGAGAGGAGAAAATGATTACCTGATCAATCTGAAAGCGGAGATGGAGATTCGCAAGCTCCATTTAAAGATGGACCTTTTACTGGAAGAACAGATCAAAACGATTTACGATACGCAGTCCAAACAATTTTTGCTGCTGGAAGAAATCTGTGAAAAGCTCAACAGACTAGAGTCAAAATAA
- a CDS encoding AcvB/VirJ family lysyl-phosphatidylglycerol hydrolase, translating to MRRFTTIFLLLLLFCAPAFSNEVIDHISYGKFGKITVYHPENTPTSVVLFVSGDGGWKDAVVVMAKDMAAEGALVLGIDARHYSYYLSKVPAACLYPAADFEELSLSVQKKYKLVNYHKPVLMGYSYGAVLVYGSLVQAPPDTFRGAIALGFSPDINLKKTMCKGNGLTQHVLKKGFSYYLESTKSLTAPFIVLNGEKDLACPFDASATFLKGMPMTELIPLPNVGHGFLNHADWQPELKTAFKKILAAPTFTEQKSMAHKAMSDKQLKPYTGNLPLILIPAAKKNNLPLVFMISGDGGWTGFDQSLAESLAAKGLAVLGLDAQKYFWNAKTPETSTLEIAKAIQHYKEELGKESFILAGYSFGASIVPFVANRLSPELKADLKAVISLSPDVTADFEIHLIDLLNFGSSKNKYDVIAEIKKIKPADQVSIFGTGEGNAIKNKFIKSGLKVLTIAGDHHFNKDYLRISSAFLKQVPE from the coding sequence ATGAGACGATTTACGACAATATTCCTGTTGCTGCTTCTTTTTTGTGCTCCTGCCTTTTCTAATGAGGTGATTGATCATATTTCTTATGGGAAGTTTGGCAAGATTACAGTCTACCATCCTGAAAATACGCCGACTTCGGTGGTGTTGTTTGTTTCCGGTGATGGGGGCTGGAAAGATGCAGTAGTGGTGATGGCCAAAGATATGGCTGCCGAGGGGGCATTGGTGCTTGGGATTGATGCCCGGCACTATAGTTATTATTTGTCTAAAGTCCCGGCTGCATGTCTTTATCCTGCGGCCGACTTTGAAGAGTTGAGTTTATCCGTTCAGAAGAAATATAAACTGGTTAACTATCACAAACCTGTTTTAATGGGCTATTCTTATGGAGCTGTTCTCGTCTACGGGAGTCTGGTGCAAGCGCCACCCGATACTTTCCGGGGAGCAATAGCCCTGGGTTTTTCTCCGGATATCAATCTTAAAAAAACAATGTGCAAAGGGAACGGGTTGACACAGCATGTGTTAAAAAAAGGATTTTCCTATTATCTGGAAAGTACAAAAAGCCTGACTGCTCCTTTTATCGTCTTAAACGGTGAAAAAGACCTGGCCTGTCCATTTGATGCCTCGGCGACTTTCCTGAAAGGGATGCCGATGACCGAGCTGATTCCCTTACCTAATGTGGGGCATGGCTTTTTAAATCATGCAGACTGGCAACCAGAATTGAAAACTGCTTTTAAAAAAATACTGGCCGCTCCGACATTTACTGAACAAAAGTCCATGGCGCATAAAGCAATGTCGGATAAACAGCTTAAACCTTACACCGGGAACCTGCCTTTAATCTTGATCCCTGCTGCAAAAAAGAACAACCTGCCGTTGGTATTTATGATTTCCGGGGATGGAGGCTGGACGGGATTCGATCAGTCGCTGGCCGAATCTCTGGCGGCTAAAGGGCTTGCCGTACTTGGACTGGATGCACAGAAATATTTCTGGAATGCAAAAACTCCTGAAACCAGTACCCTCGAAATTGCGAAGGCGATACAACATTATAAGGAGGAACTGGGAAAAGAAAGTTTTATTCTGGCAGGTTATTCCTTTGGTGCTTCCATTGTTCCTTTTGTGGCCAATAGGTTATCCCCGGAATTGAAAGCTGATCTGAAAGCCGTGATTTCCCTTTCTCCGGACGTAACGGCCGACTTTGAGATTCACCTGATCGACCTGCTCAATTTTGGCAGTTCGAAAAATAAGTATGATGTTATTGCCGAAATAAAGAAAATAAAACCGGCGGATCAGGTTTCTATCTTCGGAACAGGGGAAGGAAATGCAATCAAAAACAAATTCATAAAGAGCGGATTAAAGGTGCTGACCATTGCCGGAGATCATCATTTCAATAAAGATTACCTTCGCATTTCCAGTGCTTTCTTAAAACAGGTTCCCGAGTAA
- a CDS encoding phosphatidylglycerol lysyltransferase domain-containing protein, with amino-acid sequence MKRFKFFVPFLRENGKIISSYVFSLFFIGLIIWFIKQQRGEIHQVKQLLLTAQWLWLSIGIALSVVYVFVHGMMYRSSFAAVSSKISIADGTLLYLKRNFVSVFLPAGGVSSLAFFSGPIEQKGVSKSQINFASSIYGFVGILSVLVIAIPVFIYAILQGSIGYGEWFGLIAAILLIAGIYFLYRSVIHKGNLYRFIVKYIPVIEVYAAEFRSNKIERKHFISTFLYSSLIEVVGIVHIYIAMLALNIPASWIIAIISYIVAVVFLIISPFLRGLGAVEASMTFILTRMGYSAPEAVSITFLYRFMEFWIPMVLGAMSFLFRINKLLMRVVPALFLLLLGVVNVVSVLTPAIHARLRFLKDFIPMEAITASNYFVLVAGLFLLVTAAFMLKGLRMAWYFGLALCLLSFIGHITKAIDYEEAGFSLMVILILIGSRKEYYVKHNSRLRSFGIQTTLLSILGILIYGTLGFYFLDRNHFGIDFSWSQSIRYTLENFVLIGSNDLEPLDHFARGFLYSINISGFLSIAFLIYTLIRPYMLKSDTEEAEFEQAKQLLNQYGNSAVDYFKTYRDKLIYTSETLEGFVAYRIAGNFAVVLECPVCDPAIRTAFIKDFDRYCLESGMKSLYYRVPEESLEDFMATGKKKLFLGQEGVLDLTGFSLDGGSKKSIRNALKKVSDQGFQSRIYNAPIKDGLLQKLKSVSDEWLEGTEREEIVFSQGMFSWEELKEQTIITVENAEEKIVAFLNVIPDYVKDESTYDLIRKTTDAPNGIIDFIMVALFKHLKENGYAAVNLGFAPMSGLIDPHNFPERSMKFAYEKIRSFSHYKGMRAAKEKFSPEWHNRYLIYDHDFDLLQVPAALTKVIKP; translated from the coding sequence ATGAAGCGATTTAAATTCTTTGTGCCTTTCCTCCGGGAAAATGGAAAAATTATATCCAGCTATGTGTTCAGTCTTTTTTTTATTGGATTGATCATTTGGTTCATTAAGCAGCAACGGGGAGAAATACATCAGGTCAAGCAATTGCTGCTGACTGCCCAATGGCTTTGGTTATCCATCGGGATTGCCCTGAGTGTGGTCTATGTTTTTGTCCATGGCATGATGTACCGCTCCTCATTTGCGGCGGTATCGAGTAAGATTTCTATCGCAGATGGTACCCTGCTTTATTTAAAACGTAATTTTGTCAGCGTCTTTTTACCTGCCGGAGGAGTTTCTTCTCTGGCATTCTTTAGCGGGCCCATAGAACAAAAGGGGGTAAGCAAGTCTCAAATTAATTTTGCTTCTTCTATTTACGGTTTTGTAGGCATCTTATCGGTTCTGGTGATCGCCATCCCGGTCTTTATCTATGCAATTTTACAGGGAAGCATCGGATATGGAGAGTGGTTTGGACTGATTGCGGCCATTTTACTCATTGCCGGGATCTATTTTCTTTACCGTTCCGTGATCCATAAAGGAAACCTTTACCGTTTTATCGTTAAATATATTCCGGTCATTGAAGTCTATGCTGCTGAATTCAGGAGCAATAAGATTGAGCGGAAACATTTCATCTCTACCTTTCTTTACAGCAGCCTGATTGAAGTCGTAGGCATTGTTCATATTTACATTGCCATGCTGGCTTTGAACATTCCGGCTTCCTGGATCATAGCCATCATTAGTTACATTGTAGCGGTGGTATTTCTGATCATTTCCCCTTTTTTAAGAGGACTGGGAGCAGTGGAAGCTTCTATGACCTTTATCCTTACCCGTATGGGCTACTCTGCACCGGAAGCGGTATCCATTACTTTTCTTTACCGTTTCATGGAGTTCTGGATTCCGATGGTACTGGGAGCAATGAGTTTTCTTTTCAGAATTAATAAACTGCTAATGCGGGTGGTTCCCGCCTTGTTTCTCCTGCTGCTTGGGGTGGTCAATGTGGTGTCTGTACTTACCCCGGCGATTCATGCAAGGTTAAGGTTTCTAAAAGATTTCATTCCTATGGAAGCGATTACGGCCTCCAATTATTTTGTCCTGGTGGCAGGGCTATTCCTGCTGGTTACCGCGGCATTTATGCTGAAAGGATTGCGGATGGCCTGGTATTTCGGCTTAGCACTCTGTCTGCTTTCCTTTATCGGACACATCACCAAAGCGATAGATTATGAAGAAGCGGGATTTTCCCTGATGGTGATCCTGATCCTTATTGGCTCCAGAAAAGAGTATTATGTGAAACACAATTCGAGGTTAAGGTCTTTTGGTATCCAAACCACCTTGCTGAGTATTTTGGGGATTCTCATTTATGGAACCTTAGGTTTTTATTTTCTGGATAGAAACCATTTCGGGATTGACTTCAGTTGGTCGCAATCCATCCGTTATACTTTAGAGAATTTTGTCCTGATCGGAAGTAATGACCTGGAGCCTTTGGACCACTTTGCCCGGGGTTTTCTGTATTCGATCAACATCAGCGGTTTCCTATCCATCGCCTTTTTAATCTATACCCTCATCCGCCCATACATGCTGAAAAGCGATACGGAAGAAGCTGAATTTGAGCAGGCGAAGCAGCTGTTAAATCAATACGGGAATTCGGCGGTCGACTATTTTAAGACTTATCGGGATAAGCTGATTTATACGAGCGAGACGCTGGAAGGTTTCGTTGCTTACCGCATTGCAGGTAATTTTGCCGTAGTTCTGGAATGTCCGGTATGTGATCCCGCCATCAGAACGGCTTTTATCAAAGATTTTGACCGTTATTGTTTGGAAAGCGGAATGAAAAGCCTGTATTATCGTGTTCCCGAGGAAAGCCTGGAAGATTTTATGGCTACCGGAAAGAAAAAGCTCTTCCTCGGACAGGAGGGCGTCTTAGACCTGACTGGGTTTTCTCTGGATGGAGGAAGTAAAAAATCAATTCGCAATGCGCTGAAGAAAGTGTCAGATCAGGGTTTCCAGAGTCGGATATACAATGCGCCAATTAAGGATGGCCTATTGCAAAAGTTAAAATCTGTTTCAGATGAGTGGCTGGAGGGGACAGAAAGAGAAGAAATTGTCTTTTCCCAGGGCATGTTTAGCTGGGAAGAGCTGAAAGAACAAACGATCATTACGGTAGAAAATGCCGAAGAAAAGATCGTGGCTTTCCTGAATGTCATTCCCGATTATGTCAAAGATGAAAGCACTTACGACCTGATCCGAAAAACTACTGATGCCCCGAACGGAATCATCGATTTCATTATGGTGGCCTTATTTAAACACCTTAAAGAAAATGGATATGCTGCGGTAAACCTGGGTTTTGCGCCGATGTCTGGTTTGATTGATCCTCATAATTTTCCCGAAAGATCTATGAAATTCGCTTATGAAAAGATCCGGTCATTTTCTCATTATAAGGGAATGCGCGCCGCCAAGGAAAAGTTCTCTCCGGAATGGCACAACAGGTACCTGATTTACGACCATGATTTTGATTTATTACAGGTACCTGCGGCATTAACAAAGGTCATTAAACCCTAA
- a CDS encoding VOC family protein translates to MTNSSKIKGLHHLAIRAKDFDQTLKFYTGALDFSISHTWSLPEFNIRQAAMLKSSDGNTFIEIFDGQANAPREGRGANEGEEVRTGALLHLAMSVENAKAAYDRCLNAGAISCIEPMSLSLGNPPVIVNNSLIYSPNGEVIEFIEGAPF, encoded by the coding sequence ATGACAAATAGCAGTAAAATTAAAGGCTTGCACCATTTGGCGATCCGCGCGAAAGATTTTGATCAGACCTTAAAATTCTATACCGGCGCCCTTGATTTTTCGATTAGCCACACCTGGTCTTTACCGGAGTTTAACATCCGGCAGGCGGCAATGCTGAAATCATCGGATGGAAATACCTTCATCGAGATTTTTGATGGACAGGCGAATGCACCAAGAGAAGGACGGGGGGCTAATGAAGGAGAGGAGGTTCGTACAGGCGCTTTGCTACACCTGGCGATGAGTGTGGAAAATGCGAAGGCAGCCTATGATCGTTGTCTGAATGCAGGGGCAATATCCTGTATTGAACCGATGAGCCTTTCGCTGGGAAATCCTCCGGTAATCGTCAACAACTCCCTGATTTATAGCCCTAATGGAGAGGTGATCGAGTTTATAGAAGGGGCTCCTTTTTAG
- a CDS encoding helix-turn-helix domain-containing protein — MRKTSSTNYENEQTLHEFCSAAFTLSVISGRWKLTILVKLMERDLRYGELKHAIPSITERVLALQLKALEEDQLLLKISDDTSGHLPIYSLSPLGRSLEPVINSLSAWGNTHQPIPTSR, encoded by the coding sequence ATGAGAAAGACCAGTTCCACGAACTATGAGAATGAACAGACACTGCATGAATTTTGCAGCGCCGCCTTTACCTTATCTGTGATCAGTGGCAGGTGGAAACTCACGATTCTGGTTAAATTAATGGAAAGGGACCTCCGGTACGGCGAATTAAAACATGCCATTCCCAGTATTACAGAGCGTGTTTTAGCTTTGCAGCTGAAAGCGCTGGAAGAAGATCAGCTGCTGCTGAAAATTTCAGATGATACTTCCGGACATTTACCCATCTACAGCTTATCCCCCCTGGGCAGAAGCCTGGAACCTGTGATCAATAGTCTTTCCGCCTGGGGCAACACACATCAACCAATTCCGACCAGCAGATGA
- a CDS encoding Crp/Fnr family transcriptional regulator — MKDPYHKILNLFPEYANAENADKALIERLFHPVALKKGSLLVEENTIPQYLYFINTGFVRVYYYHDGEAITCHLNCPNGFITSFGSFMSETRSTEIVECITACSLLQISKKDLDLLYQLSPKWAEAGRKIYDQSIVYNEQRTRDILTLPADQRYLKLLNESPELIQQVPLQIIASFIGIKPESLSRIRRQLIS; from the coding sequence ATGAAAGATCCTTACCACAAAATATTAAATCTATTTCCCGAGTATGCAAATGCAGAAAATGCAGACAAGGCGCTGATAGAACGGCTTTTTCATCCGGTAGCGCTAAAAAAAGGAAGCTTGCTGGTTGAAGAAAACACCATTCCACAATATTTATATTTTATCAATACCGGCTTTGTCAGGGTCTATTACTACCATGATGGGGAAGCCATCACTTGTCACCTTAACTGTCCAAATGGCTTTATCACTTCTTTTGGCAGCTTTATGTCAGAAACGAGGTCTACGGAAATTGTAGAGTGTATTACCGCATGCTCCCTGCTTCAGATCAGCAAAAAGGACCTGGATCTTTTATATCAGCTGAGTCCTAAATGGGCAGAGGCCGGCCGTAAGATCTATGACCAGTCTATCGTTTACAATGAACAACGTACCAGGGATATCCTGACCCTCCCTGCAGATCAGCGGTATTTAAAGCTCTTGAATGAATCTCCTGAACTGATCCAGCAGGTTCCCCTGCAAATTATCGCTTCCTTTATCGGCATCAAGCCGGAAAGTTTAAGCAGAATCAGAAGACAGCTCATTTCCTAA
- a CDS encoding NAD-dependent epimerase/dehydratase family protein → MENTPLSLVTGANGHLGNNLVRTLLNKGINVRASVRDLSNTLPFNGLKAELVKADITDKKSMVNALEGVHTFYSVGASFKLWAKDPVKEIYNVNMDGTRLCIEAAKEAGVKKIVYVSSIAALDYTRLPTRESNGYNPDRRNWYYNSKNDGEKLAFELSAKHGIELVSVMPSAMIGQTAFPPLSVSYGILKLVLNKEIPVDTKITLNWVDVKDVAEGLYQAAQKGRNGERYILANEQCMGIQEVTAIAKELYPELKIKMPASVPKSLLYLIAWMMEINGKIKGQAPLLSVTDLSMFSGLQQNFDISKARKELGFDPKPPRQIVVESLQYLMDNKALFL, encoded by the coding sequence ATGGAAAATACACCTCTTTCTTTGGTTACCGGTGCCAACGGGCATTTGGGAAATAACCTGGTCAGGACCCTGTTAAATAAAGGAATTAACGTTCGCGCTTCTGTGCGTGACTTGTCCAATACCCTTCCTTTTAATGGATTAAAAGCAGAATTGGTAAAGGCCGACATTACCGATAAAAAATCTATGGTCAATGCCCTAGAAGGGGTCCATACCTTTTATTCCGTAGGTGCTTCTTTTAAACTCTGGGCTAAAGATCCGGTAAAAGAAATCTATAATGTGAATATGGACGGAACCCGGCTTTGCATTGAGGCGGCAAAAGAAGCAGGCGTCAAAAAAATCGTCTATGTAAGTTCTATTGCAGCATTGGACTATACCCGGCTTCCGACCCGGGAAAGCAATGGCTACAATCCCGACCGCCGGAACTGGTATTACAATTCAAAAAATGACGGAGAAAAACTGGCCTTTGAACTGTCAGCAAAACATGGTATAGAATTGGTTTCGGTGATGCCTTCTGCCATGATCGGTCAGACCGCTTTTCCGCCATTAAGTGTTTCCTACGGCATTTTAAAACTCGTTCTGAACAAAGAAATCCCGGTAGACACCAAAATTACCCTGAACTGGGTAGACGTTAAAGATGTGGCCGAAGGACTTTATCAGGCCGCACAAAAAGGAAGAAACGGAGAACGTTACATCCTGGCAAATGAACAATGTATGGGCATTCAGGAGGTGACTGCCATTGCTAAAGAATTGTACCCGGAACTGAAGATCAAAATGCCGGCATCCGTTCCAAAAAGTTTATTGTATCTGATTGCCTGGATGATGGAAATCAACGGTAAAATTAAAGGACAGGCCCCGCTGTTATCGGTCACTGACCTTTCCATGTTCTCTGGTTTACAGCAGAATTTCGACATCAGTAAGGCCCGTAAAGAATTGGGCTTTGATCCAAAACCGCCGAGACAAATCGTTGTAGAATCTTTGCAATACCTGATGGATAACAAAGCCTTGTTTTTATAA
- a CDS encoding DUF3347 domain-containing protein — MKTVRNLAFTFATVTLFAACGNTQKPAEESHEGHHHEAEKTEEPKTAMGSVSLKDDKLNAVYPHYLKLSTALIAADVAEAKVAAQAVELGVKALENGAALQALTAKISNAADIEVQRTAFAALSADFIERVKASGVNAGEIYVEYCPMAMNDKGASWLSNEKDIKNPYYGESMLTCGEVKETIK; from the coding sequence ATGAAAACAGTTAGAAATTTAGCCTTTACGTTCGCCACAGTAACGCTATTTGCCGCATGTGGAAATACGCAGAAACCTGCAGAAGAATCTCATGAAGGTCATCATCATGAAGCAGAGAAAACGGAAGAGCCTAAAACTGCGATGGGTAGTGTGAGCTTAAAAGACGATAAATTAAATGCAGTTTATCCGCATTATTTAAAGCTGAGTACGGCATTGATCGCAGCTGATGTGGCAGAGGCAAAAGTTGCTGCTCAGGCGGTAGAACTTGGGGTAAAAGCGCTTGAAAATGGAGCTGCTTTACAGGCTTTGACCGCCAAAATCAGCAATGCTGCGGATATTGAAGTTCAGAGAACCGCTTTTGCCGCATTGAGTGCTGATTTTATTGAAAGAGTGAAAGCCTCAGGCGTTAATGCCGGTGAAATATATGTAGAGTATTGTCCGATGGCGATGAACGATAAAGGTGCTTCCTGGTTGAGCAATGAGAAAGACATTAAAAATCCTTATTACGGGGAATCAATGTTGACTTGCGGAGAAGTGAAAGAAACCATTAAATAA